Proteins found in one Pontibacter sp. SGAir0037 genomic segment:
- a CDS encoding RadC family protein — translation MEKPTKKTGMNKVAEIKLTYRSKVKPSERPQVTSSTDSAEVLRQNWDTGKIEFVEQFKVMLLNRANRVLGIYELSTGGIAGTIADPKLIFAAALKACASSIILCHNHPSGNTKPSAADLQLTKKMKQGGELLDIVVLDHIILTSETYYSMADEGLL, via the coding sequence ATGGAAAAGCCAACTAAAAAAACCGGAATGAACAAAGTAGCAGAAATCAAACTGACCTACCGCTCCAAAGTAAAACCGTCCGAGCGCCCACAGGTGACCAGTTCCACCGACAGCGCAGAGGTTCTCCGTCAAAACTGGGACACCGGCAAAATCGAATTTGTAGAACAGTTCAAGGTGATGCTACTCAACAGGGCCAATCGGGTGCTGGGCATTTATGAACTTTCCACCGGAGGTATCGCAGGCACCATAGCTGATCCTAAGCTTATCTTCGCGGCGGCACTCAAAGCCTGCGCCTCCTCCATCATCCTTTGCCACAACCACCCCTCCGGTAATACCAAACCAAGTGCGGCAGACCTACAGCTGACAAAGAAAATGAAGCAGGGTGGAGAATTGCTCGACATCGTCGTCCTGGATCACATTATCCTCACCAGTGAGACATACTACTCTATGGCAGATGAAGGGCTCTTGTAG
- a CDS encoding antitoxin Xre/MbcA/ParS toxin-binding domain-containing protein, with amino-acid sequence MSLDSIVEVMGGPKNIGRDIHNTHDFILASREGISVAVIKVLQSRIGLTNKMMSSILEISESTLQRLIKQKSRLGKSESEAAYEISKIIAKGIEVFGDEQDFTEWLNTKNIALGDERPIDWLDSSIGREQLVDLLVGIQYGHYS; translated from the coding sequence ATGTCACTTGATTCGATAGTAGAAGTAATGGGCGGCCCCAAAAACATTGGGCGCGACATTCATAATACACATGATTTTATACTGGCCTCACGGGAAGGTATTTCCGTGGCTGTTATCAAGGTTCTCCAGAGCAGAATAGGTTTGACGAACAAAATGATGAGCAGTATTCTGGAGATCTCTGAGAGCACTCTACAGCGTCTTATTAAGCAAAAAAGCCGGCTAGGAAAGTCTGAGTCTGAGGCCGCCTACGAGATATCTAAAATCATTGCGAAAGGCATTGAAGTGTTTGGAGACGAACAGGACTTCACAGAGTGGCTTAACACTAAGAATATCGCCTTGGGAGATGAAAGGCCAATCGACTGGTTGGACTCATCTATCGGCAGGGAGCAGTTGGTGGATTTATTGGTGGGTATTCAATACGGTCATTACTCCTAA
- a CDS encoding phospholipase D-like domain-containing protein, which produces MILTEAHFSGIKFKIKDEIALAKKHIYVAVAWFTDYELLQALLQKQKQGVLVSLALVKDEINFGEYGLNFDSLTNAGGKFFALEGSLMHNKFCVIDGRTLITGSFNWTRKASALNMENIVITYDDFDLAHKFIEQFQLITGSRANQATNPNVNSILKRLQVVKHFIALDEEEDLLLQANRLKKDADVECIADIVDHIIGKEYSKAIILIDQLTAKYSQIIIYENQMLFALRLELRDLEYRTVAIDSEISEKEKVINLYNYLLNKNLGELLEQILQLKKEYSYFHRKESQYSESEYQEAKRKYEQYSQQREEEEKEVYHDLSAPEKAELKVLYKEAVVLCHPDKFQGNKQEKEAEEVFKELGNAYKRQDIKSVYGILDSLKRGTLIISPDKASDVELLKIKVEKLRVTLEKKMIYQDLLEKSEVYRTASSISDHSKHFAVLKTKLEDEYEFWRRRVGKQATSANIE; this is translated from the coding sequence ATGATTTTAACAGAAGCGCATTTTTCCGGAATTAAATTCAAAATCAAGGATGAAATTGCATTAGCTAAGAAGCATATCTATGTTGCAGTAGCTTGGTTTACGGATTATGAACTTCTTCAAGCATTGTTACAGAAGCAGAAACAAGGAGTATTAGTGAGTCTGGCATTAGTCAAGGATGAAATAAATTTTGGGGAATATGGGCTTAACTTTGATAGTTTGACTAATGCAGGAGGAAAGTTCTTTGCTCTTGAAGGTAGTCTGATGCACAATAAGTTCTGTGTAATTGATGGTCGTACCCTCATAACAGGCTCATTTAACTGGACACGAAAAGCTTCGGCATTGAATATGGAGAACATTGTTATCACTTATGATGATTTTGATTTAGCCCATAAATTTATTGAGCAGTTTCAACTCATTACAGGTTCTCGTGCTAACCAGGCAACTAACCCAAATGTAAATAGCATTCTGAAACGCTTGCAAGTGGTTAAGCATTTCATTGCATTGGATGAAGAAGAAGATCTATTGCTACAGGCTAATCGTTTGAAGAAAGATGCTGACGTAGAATGTATAGCTGATATAGTAGATCACATAATCGGGAAAGAATATTCTAAGGCAATTATCCTTATAGATCAACTTACCGCTAAGTATAGTCAAATAATAATTTATGAGAATCAAATGCTGTTCGCTCTACGGTTAGAGTTACGTGACCTTGAATACAGAACTGTTGCAATAGATTCTGAAATTAGTGAGAAGGAAAAGGTCATTAACCTCTATAATTACCTTCTTAATAAAAATCTTGGTGAACTACTGGAACAGATATTACAGTTAAAAAAAGAATATTCTTATTTCCACCGCAAAGAAAGCCAGTATTCTGAATCTGAATATCAAGAAGCAAAGCGCAAATATGAGCAGTACAGCCAACAGAGGGAAGAGGAAGAAAAGGAGGTATATCATGACTTATCTGCACCTGAGAAAGCAGAATTGAAGGTGCTGTACAAAGAAGCAGTTGTACTTTGTCATCCTGATAAGTTTCAAGGAAATAAACAAGAAAAAGAAGCAGAGGAAGTATTCAAGGAGCTTGGAAATGCTTACAAAAGGCAAGATATCAAATCAGTTTATGGAATTCTTGATAGCTTAAAGAGAGGAACTCTTATTATATCTCCTGACAAAGCGTCTGATGTGGAGCTACTTAAAATCAAAGTGGAGAAATTGCGAGTCACCTTGGAGAAGAAAATGATTTATCAAGATTTATTAGAAAAGTCAGAAGTATACCGAACTGCTTCATCCATATCTGATCATAGTAAGCATTTTGCGGTGTTAAAAACCAAATTAGAAGATGAGTATGAATTCTGGAGAAGAAGAGTTGGAAAACAAGCAACTTCCGCAAATATCGAATAG
- a CDS encoding DUF6141 family protein, whose protein sequence is MAEPQVLFKEKQRFRQIGLWLIVLAVAALFWAGFVYQVMLGYTVGNNPVGTGGAFLLTALFGTALPLFFYRMSLTTQVEPGLLKLRFWPFHLKAVEIPLHLVRDYEQVVYEPIHEYGGWGIRWTSHGKAYNVSGQEGVKLHFYNQKPILIGSQYPEELFVAVRKAKTMQA, encoded by the coding sequence ATGGCAGAACCACAGGTACTTTTTAAGGAAAAACAGCGATTCAGGCAGATCGGGCTTTGGCTTATTGTGCTGGCTGTGGCGGCATTATTTTGGGCAGGCTTTGTATACCAGGTAATGTTGGGGTATACCGTTGGAAACAATCCGGTAGGTACAGGTGGCGCCTTTCTGTTAACAGCACTTTTCGGAACAGCGTTACCACTGTTCTTTTACCGGATGTCGCTCACAACACAGGTAGAGCCAGGGTTGCTAAAACTACGCTTCTGGCCATTTCACCTGAAAGCTGTTGAAATTCCGCTTCACCTTGTCCGTGATTATGAGCAGGTAGTTTATGAGCCGATTCATGAGTACGGGGGCTGGGGAATACGCTGGACTTCCCACGGAAAAGCATATAATGTATCGGGGCAGGAGGGAGTGAAACTACACTTTTATAACCAGAAGCCTATTCTGATAGGTTCTCAATACCCGGAAGAGCTATTTGTGGCTGTTCGAAAGGCTAAGACAATGCAGGCATGA
- a CDS encoding DUF3575 domain-containing protein encodes MKIKLLLTLLLLAKSFLLFAQDEAVAPDPRANAFKLNLLPLWGGSINVMYERKLNQLHSAGITLTAYPKRLTLAARDASSTYAVTGEFRFYAEGDALHGFYMNPYIKYRLRLHNEKEAVPKDPDTRIVLIRLPAREKEVWSSYGAGVTVGYQKIMDNGLALDVFGGAGYYLIHRLESNNSYTDKQKKEYAPSFGELRLGASLGYVF; translated from the coding sequence ATGAAGATTAAATTGTTACTGACGCTTTTACTTCTGGCGAAATCCTTTTTGCTGTTCGCACAAGATGAAGCAGTTGCCCCTGATCCGCGAGCAAACGCTTTTAAGTTAAATCTACTCCCCTTGTGGGGTGGGTCTATAAATGTTATGTACGAGCGTAAACTTAATCAGCTACATTCTGCAGGAATTACACTAACGGCTTATCCTAAAAGGTTAACACTTGCGGCAAGAGACGCATCCTCTACATACGCAGTTACCGGTGAGTTTCGCTTTTATGCAGAAGGTGATGCATTGCATGGGTTCTATATGAACCCATACATAAAGTACCGTTTGCGCTTGCATAATGAAAAAGAAGCTGTTCCAAAAGATCCGGACACACGTATTGTATTGATCAGACTGCCAGCCAGAGAGAAAGAGGTTTGGAGTTCTTATGGTGCAGGAGTAACAGTAGGATATCAAAAAATAATGGATAATGGCTTGGCTTTAGATGTATTTGGTGGAGCTGGTTATTACCTGATTCATCGCCTGGAAAGTAACAATTCTTATACAGATAAACAGAAAAAGGAATATGCTCCTTCGTTTGGAGAACTTAGATTAGGAGCTTCTCTAGGGTATGTTTTTTAG
- a CDS encoding DUF5329 family protein, which translates to MFKKLILGLALATAFSVYAPTTLAQSGPQATASTTALSEDQKINKLIAYIRNLEGATFIRNGSEHSPAEAADHLQAKYKKHAKRVTTAEIFIEQLASKSSMSGEVYKIKMPNGSVTEAGKVLRAELQRLSQASAGN; encoded by the coding sequence ATGTTTAAAAAACTGATACTTGGATTGGCTCTTGCAACAGCCTTCTCAGTGTATGCGCCAACTACCCTGGCGCAATCAGGGCCTCAAGCGACAGCCAGCACCACGGCTCTTTCAGAAGACCAGAAAATTAATAAGCTTATTGCTTACATCAGAAACCTGGAAGGCGCCACTTTTATCCGGAACGGAAGTGAACATTCGCCTGCCGAAGCTGCCGATCATTTGCAGGCGAAGTATAAAAAACATGCGAAGCGCGTTACAACAGCAGAAATCTTTATAGAGCAGCTGGCCTCAAAATCGTCTATGTCTGGTGAAGTTTACAAAATTAAGATGCCTAATGGCTCTGTAACCGAAGCAGGTAAGGTACTGAGAGCAGAGCTTCAACGATTATCACAGGCATCAGCAGGTAATTAA
- a CDS encoding TVP38/TMEM64 family protein → MFKFSLLRNFVRENAFTFVSMLLLVVVPLVVSSTLAYQLYQYQDLFQNLSFGQMLLYFMVISITMALALTPTTFVALVSGFYLGWQAFPGIVVSYGIAALVGYSLARFIDHGKMMSFLNRFDQARALMQELRAQSWSLIFLCRISPVLPFALMNFVLSLLQVNRTRFFLASIVGMLPRTLFFFWIGTQANDIINLLQNPDSGSKGQILMITLIIISIGGLYFVFDRALKKALRNASIKNE, encoded by the coding sequence ATGTTTAAATTTTCTTTGCTCCGGAACTTCGTCCGCGAAAATGCTTTCACCTTTGTTTCTATGCTGCTACTGGTGGTTGTGCCGCTGGTTGTAAGCTCCACGCTTGCTTATCAGCTCTACCAGTACCAGGACCTTTTTCAGAACCTTTCGTTTGGGCAAATGCTGCTCTATTTTATGGTGATTTCCATAACCATGGCACTAGCACTTACACCCACTACCTTTGTAGCGCTGGTTAGTGGTTTTTACCTGGGCTGGCAGGCTTTTCCGGGCATTGTTGTCTCGTATGGTATAGCTGCCTTAGTGGGCTATAGCCTGGCCCGCTTCATTGATCACGGTAAAATGATGAGCTTCCTGAACCGCTTCGATCAGGCCAGGGCTTTGATGCAGGAGCTGCGGGCACAAAGCTGGAGCCTTATTTTCCTATGCCGCATTTCTCCTGTTCTGCCTTTTGCTTTGATGAACTTTGTGCTCTCTTTACTACAGGTAAACAGAACACGATTCTTCTTGGCAAGCATTGTAGGTATGCTCCCACGCACACTTTTCTTCTTCTGGATTGGCACGCAGGCAAACGATATTATAAATTTATTGCAAAACCCCGACAGTGGCAGCAAAGGCCAGATTTTAATGATTACCCTGATAATCATTTCGATAGGTGGCCTATACTTCGTTTTCGACCGTGCCCTGAAGAAAGCTTTGCGGAATGCCAGCATTAAAAATGAGTAA
- a CDS encoding cystathionine gamma-synthase — protein MKFGTKAIHAGVEPDPSTGAIMTPIYQTSTYVQKSPGDHKGYEYSRTHNPTRTALQNALAALENGKHGLCFASGMAAIDTILKLLKSGDEVISTNDLYGGSYRIFTKIYQDYGIKFHFVNMNDLGSVEALINDKTRLIWVETPTNPLLNIIDIAGCAAIAKKHNILLVADNTFATPYLQTPLDLGADIVIHSLTKYMAGHSDVVMGAIIVNDDELKDRLAFIQNACGATPGPQDCFLVLRGLKTLHIRMERHCQNGRKVAEYLKKHPKVEKVLWPGFEDHKNHHIAKAQMNDFGGMISFVLKGDRMEDAIKTLERFQYFALAESLGGVESLCGHPATMTHASIPGVERMKGGLSDSLIRLSVGIEDAEDLIADLEQAIG, from the coding sequence ATGAAATTCGGAACAAAAGCCATACACGCTGGCGTAGAGCCAGACCCAAGTACAGGCGCTATCATGACGCCCATTTACCAGACTTCTACATACGTGCAAAAGTCGCCGGGCGACCACAAGGGCTATGAGTATTCCCGTACGCATAACCCAACCCGTACAGCACTGCAAAATGCGTTGGCAGCATTGGAAAACGGAAAGCACGGATTATGTTTTGCTTCTGGAATGGCCGCTATTGATACTATCCTGAAGCTCCTGAAATCGGGTGACGAGGTTATTTCTACTAACGACCTGTACGGCGGTAGCTACCGTATTTTTACTAAAATTTACCAGGATTACGGTATCAAGTTTCACTTCGTGAACATGAATGACCTTGGTAGTGTAGAAGCGCTGATAAATGATAAAACACGGCTTATCTGGGTAGAAACACCAACCAACCCACTACTGAACATCATCGATATAGCAGGTTGTGCGGCTATTGCCAAAAAACATAATATTTTGCTGGTAGCAGATAATACGTTTGCTACACCATACCTGCAAACACCTCTAGATTTAGGTGCCGATATTGTGATACACTCGCTTACAAAGTATATGGCAGGCCACTCAGATGTAGTAATGGGAGCCATCATTGTAAATGACGATGAACTGAAAGACAGGTTAGCCTTTATACAAAATGCCTGCGGGGCAACACCAGGGCCCCAGGACTGCTTCCTGGTGCTGCGGGGATTGAAAACACTGCATATTCGTATGGAACGCCATTGCCAGAATGGGCGTAAGGTAGCGGAATACCTTAAAAAGCATCCGAAGGTAGAAAAAGTGTTGTGGCCGGGCTTCGAAGATCATAAGAACCACCACATTGCAAAAGCCCAGATGAATGACTTTGGAGGTATGATCTCTTTTGTGCTGAAAGGCGACCGAATGGAAGACGCCATTAAAACCCTGGAGCGCTTTCAATACTTTGCTTTGGCTGAATCATTAGGTGGAGTAGAATCGCTTTGCGGGCACCCGGCTACCATGACGCATGCCAGCATACCTGGAGTGGAACGTATGAAAGGTGGCCTTAGTGATTCTTTGATTCGTTTAAGCGTAGGTATAGAAGACGCAGAAGATTTGATTGCAGACCTGGAGCAGGCAATCGGGTAA
- a CDS encoding STAS/SEC14 domain-containing protein: protein MLQLLEESRGDLVAFKLSGSVDKQDYAVMLPVLDEKIKQYSKINVYAEVQEVDTYSLRALWDDLKYDFKHAADFRNVAIVGDKKWLDWLTVMATPFTTAKVKYFEPAQRAEAMQWAKADAV from the coding sequence ATGCTGCAGCTCTTAGAAGAATCAAGAGGAGACTTAGTTGCCTTTAAACTTTCAGGTTCAGTAGATAAACAGGATTATGCAGTTATGCTGCCTGTATTAGATGAAAAGATTAAGCAGTACAGCAAAATTAATGTATATGCTGAAGTGCAGGAGGTAGATACTTATTCTCTGAGAGCACTATGGGACGACCTCAAGTACGATTTTAAACATGCAGCCGATTTCAGGAATGTAGCAATTGTAGGCGATAAAAAATGGCTGGACTGGCTTACAGTAATGGCTACCCCTTTTACTACTGCCAAAGTAAAATACTTTGAGCCTGCGCAAAGAGCAGAGGCTATGCAATGGGCAAAAGCTGATGCAGTGTAA
- a CDS encoding restriction endonuclease → MARYSQPKISRLLRESDTAPNTAVKGAKLEELVRYIFCKVPKVTHYDSNVLDGVRAHELDVIFNNDTRNSDLYFLDYAIITECKNTASPVSSAQVGWFIRKLQDRFATTGILISLSGITGAADGVSNAHSEIINALTRDNIRILIIKREDILAFQTTDDLVQLLQRKIMRLTINRTIE, encoded by the coding sequence ATGGCAAGATATTCTCAACCAAAAATATCTCGATTATTAAGAGAGTCAGACACCGCTCCAAACACCGCTGTAAAAGGAGCTAAACTTGAAGAATTAGTTCGCTACATTTTTTGTAAAGTGCCAAAAGTAACTCATTATGACTCAAATGTTCTTGATGGCGTTAGAGCTCACGAATTAGATGTTATTTTTAATAATGATACTAGAAATTCAGATTTATATTTTTTGGACTATGCTATAATAACAGAATGTAAGAATACAGCATCTCCTGTAAGTAGTGCTCAAGTAGGTTGGTTTATAAGAAAGTTACAAGATAGATTTGCAACAACTGGAATCTTAATTTCATTGAGTGGTATTACAGGTGCAGCTGATGGAGTTAGTAATGCACATAGTGAAATAATTAATGCTTTGACGAGAGATAATATTAGAATATTAATTATAAAAAGAGAAGACATTTTAGCCTTTCAAACTACTGATGATTTGGTTCAGTTACTACAAAGGAAAATAATGCGTCTGACAATAAACAGAACGATTGAATAA
- a CDS encoding OmpA family protein — protein MKFNFFKASLSLALCAGLMTSCVSSKKYDELKASRDALEREQAASRQQVNDLTSSLKDREKRLADLERAMNEQQKVLDNLRNEVNAALQGFNQGDLNVSIREGKVYVSMSDKLLFATGSTKVNENGQKAIDQLTSVLKRNQSVGIMVEGHTDDVPLSKGTFGMQDNWDLSVLRATEITRLMTSKGLSPDRITSAGRSFYQPVDTGRSPEAKAKNRRTEIILTPDFTEIYRILGIQS, from the coding sequence ATGAAATTTAACTTTTTTAAGGCCTCTCTTTCTCTGGCACTTTGTGCAGGATTGATGACCTCGTGCGTTTCTTCAAAAAAATACGATGAACTAAAAGCTAGCAGAGATGCATTGGAGCGTGAGCAAGCCGCCAGCCGCCAGCAGGTCAATGATTTAACATCTAGCCTGAAGGACCGCGAAAAGAGATTGGCGGACCTGGAGCGCGCCATGAATGAGCAGCAAAAGGTACTCGACAACCTTCGTAACGAAGTAAATGCGGCCTTACAAGGTTTTAACCAAGGTGACTTAAATGTGAGCATCCGCGAGGGCAAAGTGTATGTATCTATGTCTGATAAACTTTTGTTTGCCACAGGCAGTACTAAGGTGAACGAAAACGGCCAAAAAGCAATCGACCAGCTGACTAGTGTACTGAAAAGAAATCAAAGTGTTGGCATTATGGTGGAAGGCCATACCGATGATGTTCCTCTTTCGAAAGGCACTTTTGGTATGCAGGATAACTGGGACTTAAGTGTGCTTCGTGCAACTGAAATTACCCGCCTGATGACATCAAAAGGTCTTTCTCCGGATAGAATTACTTCTGCAGGACGTTCTTTCTACCAGCCGGTTGATACAGGCCGTTCTCCTGAAGCAAAGGCGAAGAACCGCCGTACCGAAATTATTTTAACGCCAGACTTCACTGAAATCTACAGGATTCTGGGTATTCAATCATAA
- a CDS encoding RES family NAD+ phosphorylase, translating to MIVYRLANRDFIVDLAGTGGLFGSGRWHDKGMRILYTSESFSLAKLEVLANTKSIPRNYALIKIEIPDDLEHKRLTVEDLPANWNIFPHPKELKVFTEEWIRENKYLVMQVPSVHSPYESNYLINPMHPDAGRIKIIENRPHDFDARLK from the coding sequence ATGATTGTATATCGTTTAGCCAATCGGGACTTTATCGTGGACTTGGCTGGGACTGGAGGATTGTTCGGTTCGGGCAGGTGGCATGACAAAGGGATGCGAATATTATATACATCAGAAAGCTTCTCCTTGGCCAAACTAGAAGTGCTGGCCAATACAAAGTCCATTCCTAGGAATTATGCCCTAATCAAAATTGAGATTCCGGACGACCTGGAGCACAAGAGACTCACAGTAGAAGATCTTCCGGCTAACTGGAATATCTTTCCCCATCCGAAAGAGTTGAAGGTTTTTACAGAGGAGTGGATTAGGGAGAATAAGTATCTGGTCATGCAAGTGCCGTCTGTACATTCCCCTTATGAGAGTAATTACCTGATCAACCCGATGCACCCGGATGCGGGGCGAATAAAGATAATAGAAAACAGGCCGCACGACTTTGATGCCCGCCTTAAGTAA
- a CDS encoding MAE_28990/MAE_18760 family HEPN-like nuclease, which translates to MKTFVQEILADIEWRTFELATLKSIPIRYSFSPDHKELHIKYSIPAIYSIWEGFVKSCFIIYSNHLNTLSLSRAEISYALLTHQMDSECDFNNPRVNFEKKIKLVQSLDSLFQDKIIITPTVPTESNVNLKVLNQVLERFCIPKIDDKYNNGLNKLLLFRNKIAHGENSIIVNMNHLTEFVSLVENLMLDIVIGVEDSEKNETFKK; encoded by the coding sequence ATGAAAACATTTGTTCAAGAAATATTAGCTGATATTGAGTGGAGAACATTTGAACTCGCTACTTTAAAAAGTATTCCGATTAGGTACAGCTTTAGTCCCGATCATAAGGAGTTGCATATTAAATATTCAATACCAGCTATTTACTCGATTTGGGAAGGTTTTGTGAAAAGTTGTTTTATAATTTATTCTAACCACCTAAATACATTATCGCTTAGTCGGGCTGAAATTTCCTATGCGCTTTTGACACACCAAATGGACTCGGAATGCGACTTCAATAATCCGAGAGTAAATTTCGAAAAAAAGATAAAGCTAGTTCAATCATTAGACAGCTTATTTCAAGACAAAATCATTATTACTCCAACCGTCCCGACTGAATCAAATGTAAATCTAAAAGTCTTGAATCAAGTTCTAGAACGTTTTTGCATTCCTAAAATAGATGACAAATACAACAACGGACTTAATAAGCTTTTACTCTTTAGGAACAAAATTGCTCATGGTGAAAATTCTATAATCGTCAATATGAATCATTTAACAGAATTTGTTTCTCTTGTAGAAAATTTGATGTTAGATATCGTGATTGGAGTTGAGGACAGTGAAAAGAATGAAACCTTTAAGAAATAA
- a CDS encoding DUF262 domain-containing protein, which yields MNKIEKLEKRLEKTRNSLNTDRLDMSFGEIMSMYERAEIIIDPDFQRLFRWDTYQKTRFIESILIGIPVPPIFVAEDEDGRWELVDGLQRISTVFSFFGVLKDTKDKNNWVMCKGDLTEELEHLACKDLPLKFQLNIKRATCRIEIIKWNSAFDMRYELFNRLNTGGSELTDQEIRNAIFRGVSKEFNIFLRDCAKNDKFVQLIQPTERQLEQLYMDELVLRFCSLTDGQDELSENISQHMTNYMKKAVSDDERIFHLKNSFENMINLLHPVGRDVFRGSNNVFSTSLYDCVSIGITKYYQKYKDLRTDELIAKVNQLKESQSFKKASGSASASKSRILKRIEVADEIFG from the coding sequence ATGAATAAAATAGAAAAACTTGAGAAAAGACTAGAAAAAACAAGAAATAGTTTAAATACTGACAGACTAGATATGTCTTTTGGAGAAATAATGAGCATGTATGAACGAGCAGAAATCATTATTGACCCAGACTTTCAAAGATTATTCAGGTGGGACACTTATCAAAAAACAAGGTTTATTGAGTCTATTTTAATTGGGATTCCAGTTCCTCCAATTTTTGTTGCAGAAGACGAAGATGGCAGATGGGAGCTTGTTGATGGTCTTCAAAGAATTTCGACCGTGTTCTCATTCTTTGGGGTTCTCAAGGACACAAAAGACAAAAATAATTGGGTCATGTGTAAAGGTGATTTGACTGAAGAATTGGAACACCTTGCATGTAAAGATCTTCCATTAAAATTTCAATTAAATATCAAAAGAGCCACTTGTAGAATAGAAATTATTAAGTGGAATAGTGCATTTGATATGCGCTACGAATTATTTAATCGATTGAATACAGGTGGCTCAGAACTAACAGATCAAGAAATAAGAAATGCAATTTTTAGGGGCGTTTCAAAAGAGTTCAATATTTTCCTGAGAGACTGTGCTAAAAATGACAAATTTGTTCAATTAATTCAACCTACAGAAAGACAGTTAGAACAGCTTTACATGGATGAATTAGTTTTACGTTTTTGTTCACTTACAGATGGGCAGGACGAGTTGTCTGAAAACATTTCCCAGCACATGACAAATTATATGAAAAAGGCAGTTTCAGATGACGAGAGAATTTTCCACTTGAAAAATTCCTTTGAAAACATGATAAACTTACTACACCCAGTAGGAAGGGATGTGTTTAGGGGTTCAAACAATGTGTTCTCAACAAGTTTGTATGATTGCGTTTCTATTGGCATAACCAAATATTACCAAAAGTATAAAGATCTCCGAACTGATGAGTTAATTGCTAAAGTAAATCAATTAAAGGAGTCACAATCCTTTAAGAAAGCCTCAGGTTCGGCTTCTGCAAGTAAATCAAGAATCTTAAAGCGAATTGAAGTAGCAGACGAAATTTTTGGTTGA
- the trxA gene encoding thioredoxin, giving the protein MANKAIEITDANFDEIINSDKPVLVDFWAEWCGPCRMVGPIVEELAGEYEGKAVIGKVDVDANPQTSAKFGIRSIPTLLVFKGGQVVDKQVGAVPKNVLSQKLEAQIA; this is encoded by the coding sequence ATGGCTAATAAAGCAATAGAAATTACAGACGCGAACTTTGATGAAATCATCAATTCAGATAAACCCGTTTTAGTTGACTTCTGGGCAGAGTGGTGCGGACCTTGCCGTATGGTAGGCCCAATTGTAGAAGAACTGGCTGGCGAGTACGAAGGCAAAGCTGTTATCGGTAAAGTTGACGTAGACGCTAACCCACAAACTTCTGCTAAATTTGGTATCCGTAGCATTCCTACACTTTTGGTGTTCAAAGGTGGCCAGGTAGTGGACAAGCAGGTAGGTGCTGTTCCTAAAAATGTGCTTTCTCAAAAACTAGAAGCACAGATTGCGTAA